The genomic DNA ACCGGCAGCTCTGGCGCGTCATCCGCCGCGAGGAAGGGCGTACGCTGCTCGTTACCCACGGGCTCTCGGACCCCTTCATCGAGCACCTGGAGCCCTCCGTGGGCTTCGGTCTGGAACTCGCCCTGGAAGTGGACGCGGCCGTGAAGGACATCTCGAAGGGGTGGCCCCTGATGCTGCTGGACCGTGTGGCGGATGAAGTCGCCGAGCACGAGCACGTGCGCGAGAGCGTGAAGGCGGGCCTCTTCTCCATGGAGGTGTCCGGAAAGGGCATGCCCAAGTCCCTCGTCACCGAGGAGGGCAGGGTGGCCGTGCTGCTGGGCGTGGAGTCACGCTCGCTGCCGAGTCACTTCTCCACCCCGTATGGGAAGGTGAAGCTCGTTACCGTCAAGGCGTTGCTACCATCGGAGTTGGCGTACCTGCTGGAGCACGGCGCGGAGGGCCAGGCCGAGCTGGCGCGGCGCTTCGTGGAAAGAGGCGAGGAGCACCTGTCGCGTCCCAGAAGGAAGCCCGTGGCGTAGCACGGGCGGCGGTAGTTTCGGGCGGGTGATGCTGCGCGCCCCTTGAGGGCCAAAGTGACTACTCGAAAGAAAGCGTGGAGCCGCCGCTCAGATCCTGAGAGAGGACCGTGGGCCGCCCGGAGATGCGCAGGTCCGCGCCACCCGAGGCCGTCACGCGCAGTGAGTCCGAGACCCGCATCACCGTGGAGCAACCTCCGCTGGAGTTGAGCGTGGCTTCGCGGACGGCGAGCTCGCGCGCCTGGAGCGTGCTGCCCCCCGACAGGGTGCTCGTCACGCGGGATGCGCTCCCCGCCAGCGTCACGTCGGCGCCTCCGCTCACATCCATCGACAGGGAGTCCGTGTCGAGCCCTCCGATGCGCACCGTCCCGCCTCCGCTCGCCGCGAGCGCGAAGGACTCCGCCGTGATGCTCCCACTCACGTCCACCGTTCCACCCCCCGAGCGTGACAGCGCCTCCAGGCTCGGAACCGTCACCTCCACGCGCAGCGGGTTGGCCGAGCTCCAGTGCATGAGCTCCGTCTTCGGGAAGTAGACGTGCAGCGTCTTGCCGCCCTCCACCTCCGTCAGCAGCCTCGCCAGCAGGTTGTCATCCCCCACCACGCGCACCGCCCTTGGCCGTGCCGCGTCCACCAACACGATGACGTCGATGCCGTCGTTCACCTCGAGCGCCACGAAGTCAGCCGTCTGCCGCTCCTCCTGCACCAGGTTCCCGTTCCCCCTCAAGTCCAGCCCGAGCCCACACCCGGTCGACGCCACCACCAGCAGCGACAGTCCCACCCACAGCCCACGCGACTTCCTGTTCATGTCCTGGCTCCCTCGATACCGGCCCGGCCACCGGCTTCGGGCGCTTGAACACCGCGGGACCAGGAAACTGTCACCCGAATGCGTTGGGTGTTCATCGCGGTGCGCTTGTCCAGCAACTCCGCGTGTTTCTCGGGCTCTCATACGCATTGAGTGATTCGAGCGTCTCGTGCCTTGGCCCTTGGCAGGGAAACAGTCCGCCCAGTAGCGTCCCGCGAATGCACTGGCATTTGCACTCGAAGAGCGCGGCCATGCTGAGCGTGATGCTCGCGACCTCCGGACTCGTCGGGGTCGACGCGCACGCCCAGCAATGCAGTCCCGAGACTCCTCCGACGGTCGAGCCTCCCAACGACCGGATGAGCGACACACGGCTCTTGCGGCGCATCGTGCTCGGGCTCACCGGGACCACGCCGACCCTCGATCAGTACGAAGCGATGGCGGCCGCGGCCACGCCTGACGCGCGAGAAGCGCTCCTGCGGTCGACGCTCGATAACGCGCTCGCCTCGCCGAAGTTCTACGAGCGGATGCTGCGCTTCGGACACGAGTGGATCGCGGTGGGCGCGTACACCACCGGCGCTTCCGGCGACGCGTACCAGGGCGACCTGTCCGGCCACCTCTTCAAGTGCCCCGCGAACAGCCTGCACCCGGGCGCGTACTACCACGTGAACGAGTTCGCGGATCCGGTCAAGCAATGCAAGGACCTGGACGTGGACGGCAATCCCGCGGTGCCCGCGGTGAACTCGGTCGAGCCCTGGTGGGCGCCGGGCACGCGGGTCGAGGTGCTCGGGAAGGCTGGCTCCAACGTCACCCAGGTCCTCGACGCCAAGGGGCAGACGCTCGACTGTGGCATCGCGAGCGGTGGCTACTACGATCCCATGCTGCCCGCCGGGTGCGGCTGCGGACCGAACCTGGTGTGGTGCGCACCGCTCTCCGGCCTGGGGAGCGCGAGCAACCACGACCTCGGCGTTCAACGACGCCATCCGTACGAGGAGCCCGCGCGCTTGTTCGCGCACCTCGCGTGGCACGACCGGCCACTCTCGGATCTCGTCATCGGCAACTACTCGGTCGGAACCAACTGGCTGCGCGCGCTGTACGTGCGCTTCGGCCGGCAGATGGGCAGCAACGCGGTGGACGCGAACACGACGTGGTGGCGCCCGGACGCGGACAACGGACCTCGCGACCCGCTCCACCCGACGCCGAATGATCCGCAGGCGTGGCGTGAGTTCGTGGTCGAGGACCTGGAGCCCTTCCACCTCGCTCTCACTGGCAACCGAGCGCGCTCCGGCGGTCTCGAGCGCACGTACCAGTTCGATCCCCGCACCACGCTCGAAGCGCCGAAGGGCCTTCCCGCCGCCGGGGTGCTCACCATGATCGGCGCGATGTCCTCGTTCCCGCGCGAGCGCGTCCGAGCGGCGCGCTTCCTCGAGATCTTCGCCTGTCAGAACTTCTCGCCGCCTCCCGCGGACGTGCATTTCCCTCCGTACGAGACCGATCCCGCGACCGGTGGAACGTGCCTGCACTGCCACAAGACGCTCGATCCCGCGGCGATCTCGTTCAAGCGGTGGGATTTCAGTCCGTTCCAGAGCTACTACGTCCCGTGGCCCTTCATGCCGGGCATGGGCCGCAACCGCGTCACGAAGGAGTGGTTGTCCGGGCAGTATCCGCACAACGGCTCATCGCCGGGCTATCGGTGGAGGAACGCGTTCCTTCCCAACACCGTGTTGACCCCGGTCACCCCCGAGCAGATCGCGGCCAATCCGGAAGCGGTGCTGCTCGACACGATGCCCGATACGTACACGCTGCTCGGTGAGCACGGCGACGGCACGATGGGTCCGCTCGGGTTTGGAAAGATCCTGGTCCGCTCCGGCGAGTTCGATCGCTGCGCCTCGCGCAAGCTCTACTCGATGTTCATCGGCCGTGAGCTGAATCCGGCCTCCGAGAAGCACTTCATCGACAAGCTCGCGAAGGAGTTCGTCGCCCGCGACCGCAAGCTCCGGCCCTTCATCCGCTACCTCTTCGAACAGCCCGAACTGCGGAGGGGCCTGTGATGAGCACGCCGCGTTCGATGCTGAGAGCCGCCACGCTGACCGTACTCGCGCTCACCGCTGTTGCCTGCTCCGAGACGAAGGTAGACGGTGGCGAGAGCTGCGCACCTTCGAGCAGGAACGATGAGATCCGGCTCGGGCTCGCGCCCGCGTGCGAGGGCTGCCACCTCACGGGCAACAAGCCGTTCTTCGCCTCGCTCACCGCGTTCGAGAACGGGCTCGTGTACGACGAGCGGTATGTGAAGCGCGGAGATCCCGAGAACAGCCCGCTGATCCAGCTGCTCAAGGGGACCGCGGCTGGAAGCTACCCCCAGATGCCGCCGGGTCAGCCTTACGACGAGCTCGTCGCCAACGGCCACGTCACGTTGACCACCGAGCAGGTGGAGGCCTGGATTCGCGAGCTGCCTCCTCCTCCCGAGCGGCTGGAGACTCCGGATCCGGAAGCGTTCACCGTCCGCCGACTCTCCGCCGAGGAGATGGTCGTGAGCTTGATGGAGCAGCTCGGGCTCACGCTCGAGGACTTCGTCAGCACCAGCGATCCCAACTGGCGCTCCAGGCCGTATGTGGTGAATGGCGGAAAGTTCTTCCTGTGGCCCGGTGACTGGGCGCCCGGCATCTCGGGCGAGTACGTCTCCGACTCACGCAGCGTCGAGCGGTTCGATGGGCTCGGAGGCGGCAATTCGCTCGTGTACCGCAAGCGGGACGTGAGCTTCGGTCCCTCCGCCGCGCAGACGCTGGTTCAGATGTCGCAGGCATGGTGCGCGCGCGCGGTGGACAAGAAGAGCAATCCGGCGGTGTTGCGCTACGTGACGCTCGCCGACACC from Melittangium boletus DSM 14713 includes the following:
- a CDS encoding suppressor of fused domain protein produces the protein MTGAYRVVHAMRIDPTKVGDAQVFRTWGYEGALIVSEDVKQALDRVGATGTRFTEVTGVAANTPEERERTRKSRELFERADTARETAWCTLGSLDREVFMPIAMSGSWPGHRQLWRVIRREEGRTLLVTHGLSDPFIEHLEPSVGFGLELALEVDAAVKDISKGWPLMLLDRVADEVAEHEHVRESVKAGLFSMEVSGKGMPKSLVTEEGRVAVLLGVESRSLPSHFSTPYGKVKLVTVKALLPSELAYLLEHGAEGQAELARRFVERGEEHLSRPRRKPVA
- a CDS encoding head GIN domain-containing protein; translated protein: MNRKSRGLWVGLSLLVVASTGCGLGLDLRGNGNLVQEERQTADFVALEVNDGIDVIVLVDAARPRAVRVVGDDNLLARLLTEVEGGKTLHVYFPKTELMHWSSANPLRVEVTVPSLEALSRSGGGTVDVSGSITAESFALAASGGGTVRIGGLDTDSLSMDVSGGADVTLAGSASRVTSTLSGGSTLQARELAVREATLNSSGGCSTVMRVSDSLRVTASGGADLRISGRPTVLSQDLSGGSTLSFE
- a CDS encoding DUF1549 domain-containing protein, whose amino-acid sequence is MHWHLHSKSAAMLSVMLATSGLVGVDAHAQQCSPETPPTVEPPNDRMSDTRLLRRIVLGLTGTTPTLDQYEAMAAAATPDAREALLRSTLDNALASPKFYERMLRFGHEWIAVGAYTTGASGDAYQGDLSGHLFKCPANSLHPGAYYHVNEFADPVKQCKDLDVDGNPAVPAVNSVEPWWAPGTRVEVLGKAGSNVTQVLDAKGQTLDCGIASGGYYDPMLPAGCGCGPNLVWCAPLSGLGSASNHDLGVQRRHPYEEPARLFAHLAWHDRPLSDLVIGNYSVGTNWLRALYVRFGRQMGSNAVDANTTWWRPDADNGPRDPLHPTPNDPQAWREFVVEDLEPFHLALTGNRARSGGLERTYQFDPRTTLEAPKGLPAAGVLTMIGAMSSFPRERVRAARFLEIFACQNFSPPPADVHFPPYETDPATGGTCLHCHKTLDPAAISFKRWDFSPFQSYYVPWPFMPGMGRNRVTKEWLSGQYPHNGSSPGYRWRNAFLPNTVLTPVTPEQIAANPEAVLLDTMPDTYTLLGEHGDGTMGPLGFGKILVRSGEFDRCASRKLYSMFIGRELNPASEKHFIDKLAKEFVARDRKLRPFIRYLFEQPELRRGL